A window of the Acidithiobacillus thiooxidans ATCC 19377 genome harbors these coding sequences:
- the yidC gene encoding membrane protein insertase YidC: MENQKTFLVIALAVVFFLLFQAWQAQNAPKTVTPATSTASKAVTPSAAPVTAPTVSPINTTVPAAVSQAMAPARGPSVPFSTKVFTGHIGLHGGDIQNLGLLAYPVATNNPAPYPILDTSSAKLTTQQSGFLGSDGQLLIPQFAEENPSSDTDSPIVLKGKAGPLTITKTWVFQPDSYLAEEHIQVTNSGTQPWNGSYFDQILRNDRAESHMFMSIFTGAVLMHGGNFSEVSFGDMRDHPHTEAGPGWAGMMDHYFLAAVLPAEQAQHVQVYARPSGGNYVAGVNTPLPTLAPGQSTTITQQIFLGPKQQSRLAALGRGLEQTVDYGWFAIIAEPMHLVLKWFHGLVGNWGLAIILLVIVIKAIFFYPSAISYRSMANMRKLQPKLEKLKKECGDDKQKLGAAMMELYRTEKVNPMAGCLPILLQMPFFIALYWVLVESVSLRQAPFILWIHDLAVPDPYYILPLLMGISMFFQQRLNPAPVDPMQKKIMSALPVIFAVFFSFFPAGLVLYWLTNNVVSIGQQYLITRHIMAAKD, translated from the coding sequence ATGGAAAATCAGAAAACTTTTCTTGTCATTGCACTGGCCGTGGTCTTTTTTCTGTTGTTTCAGGCCTGGCAGGCGCAAAATGCGCCGAAAACCGTGACGCCCGCAACCAGCACCGCCAGCAAGGCAGTCACCCCCAGCGCCGCTCCCGTCACCGCCCCGACGGTTTCACCCATTAACACGACGGTACCTGCAGCCGTCAGTCAAGCCATGGCTCCAGCGCGCGGCCCCTCTGTGCCTTTCAGCACCAAGGTGTTTACCGGTCATATCGGCCTGCATGGTGGAGATATCCAGAATCTTGGCCTGCTTGCCTATCCCGTAGCCACCAATAATCCCGCTCCTTACCCTATTCTGGACACAAGCTCCGCCAAACTGACGACCCAACAAAGTGGGTTTTTGGGAAGCGACGGACAATTACTCATTCCCCAGTTTGCAGAAGAGAATCCCTCTTCGGATACGGACAGCCCGATCGTACTAAAGGGCAAGGCCGGACCTTTGACGATCACCAAAACCTGGGTTTTCCAGCCCGATAGCTATCTTGCTGAAGAACACATCCAGGTAACCAACAGCGGAACCCAGCCCTGGAACGGCAGCTACTTTGATCAGATTCTGCGCAATGATCGCGCCGAAAGTCACATGTTCATGTCCATTTTTACGGGCGCCGTACTGATGCATGGCGGAAACTTCAGTGAAGTCAGTTTTGGTGACATGCGTGACCACCCCCACACGGAAGCAGGGCCTGGCTGGGCCGGAATGATGGACCATTATTTTCTGGCAGCCGTTCTGCCCGCCGAACAGGCGCAGCATGTGCAGGTTTATGCCCGACCCTCCGGCGGTAATTATGTGGCGGGGGTAAATACGCCTCTACCCACCCTGGCTCCGGGGCAGAGTACCACCATTACCCAGCAGATTTTTCTGGGTCCCAAACAGCAAAGTCGTCTGGCGGCACTGGGTCGGGGTCTGGAGCAGACGGTGGACTATGGCTGGTTTGCCATTATTGCCGAACCCATGCATCTGGTACTCAAATGGTTTCATGGTCTGGTTGGCAACTGGGGTCTGGCCATTATCCTTTTGGTTATTGTCATCAAGGCGATATTTTTCTATCCCTCGGCCATCAGTTACCGGTCTATGGCCAATATGCGCAAGCTTCAGCCCAAACTGGAAAAACTGAAAAAAGAATGTGGTGATGATAAGCAGAAACTGGGCGCGGCCATGATGGAGCTCTACCGTACGGAAAAGGTCAATCCGATGGCGGGTTGTTTGCCGATCCTTCTGCAAATGCCTTTTTTCATTGCCCTTTACTGGGTTCTGGTGGAAAGCGTATCACTCCGCCAGGCACCCTTCATCCTCTGGATTCATGATCTGGCGGTGCCCGATCCTTATTACATCCTGCCGCTGCTCATGGGCATTTCCATGTTTTTTCAGCAGCGTCTCAACCCTGCGCCCGTCGATCCGATGCAGAAAAAAATCATGTCGGCTCTGCCGGTCATTTTTGCGGTGTTTTTCTCTTTTTTCCCGGCAGGTCTGGTACTCTACTGGTTGACCAACAACGTCGTTTCCATTGGTCAGCAATATCTGATCACCCGACACATCATGGCCGCCAAAGACTAG
- the mnmE gene encoding tRNA uridine-5-carboxymethylaminomethyl(34) synthesis GTPase MnmE: MRYQQGDTIVAIATPPGEGGVGILRLSGPAALRIAKALCGLAPESPNWPARYAHFRRFYGRDGQGIDHGITLYFPAPHSYTGEDVVELQGHGSPLALAALMQESVAYGARAARAGEFTERAFLHGRLDLAQAEAVADLIHARSEAQVRAASASLEGAFSKAVDAIYGQLLQLLALVEAGLDFSEEDLGTAHDSAVHHGLETLQKQLLHLQQQARQGARLARGGRVILAGRPNVGKSSLMNALAQRDAAIVTPVPGTTRDLLREEILLDGLPVELIDTAGLRESQDLVEAEGISRARQILQSAQLILLVADAHTGWQAEDQAILDTLPSIARLIIWNKQDLVTSLPKAPAHEACLAISALVGNGLDALKAEIMQQMGMENSACVFSARQRHVEALADTTEKVAEAVHMHHSAAPPELLAQSLREAANALAQITGKIDVEDILGEIFSRFCIGK; this comes from the coding sequence ATGCGCTATCAGCAGGGAGATACCATCGTCGCCATTGCGACGCCGCCCGGAGAGGGGGGCGTCGGCATTTTGCGCCTCTCTGGTCCAGCCGCCCTGCGCATTGCCAAGGCCCTCTGCGGACTGGCCCCGGAAAGCCCGAACTGGCCCGCCCGATATGCCCATTTCCGGCGTTTTTACGGCCGCGATGGCCAGGGCATAGATCACGGTATTACCCTCTATTTCCCGGCACCGCATAGCTATACCGGTGAAGACGTGGTCGAATTACAGGGACATGGGAGTCCTCTGGCACTGGCCGCCTTAATGCAGGAATCGGTCGCTTATGGCGCCCGTGCAGCGCGGGCAGGTGAGTTTACCGAACGCGCTTTTCTCCATGGCCGTCTGGATCTGGCCCAGGCGGAAGCCGTGGCAGACCTCATTCATGCGCGCAGCGAAGCGCAGGTACGTGCCGCTTCGGCAAGTCTCGAAGGCGCTTTTTCCAAGGCTGTCGACGCCATCTATGGGCAATTATTACAACTTCTTGCCCTGGTGGAGGCCGGGCTGGATTTCAGCGAGGAAGACCTCGGCACTGCGCACGACAGCGCTGTTCATCATGGTCTCGAAACCTTGCAGAAGCAGCTGCTTCACTTGCAACAGCAAGCCCGGCAAGGTGCACGTCTCGCCCGGGGTGGCCGCGTCATTCTTGCCGGTCGCCCCAATGTTGGCAAATCCAGCCTGATGAATGCGCTGGCCCAACGGGATGCGGCCATTGTTACACCGGTTCCCGGAACTACCCGTGACCTGCTGCGCGAGGAAATCCTGCTCGACGGCCTGCCCGTAGAACTCATTGATACGGCAGGTCTCAGGGAATCTCAGGATCTGGTTGAGGCAGAAGGTATTTCCCGGGCGCGGCAGATTTTGCAAAGTGCCCAGCTGATATTGCTGGTTGCGGACGCCCACACTGGCTGGCAAGCAGAAGACCAGGCCATTCTCGATACCCTGCCATCCATAGCCCGATTAATTATCTGGAACAAGCAGGATCTGGTAACCAGTCTCCCCAAAGCACCGGCCCACGAAGCCTGTCTGGCCATTTCTGCGCTGGTCGGAAATGGTTTGGATGCCCTGAAAGCGGAAATCATGCAGCAGATGGGTATGGAAAACAGCGCCTGTGTGTTCAGTGCCCGGCAGCGCCATGTGGAAGCACTGGCCGACACGACCGAAAAAGTGGCAGAGGCCGTGCACATGCACCATAGCGCAGCCCCCCCGGAACTGCTGGCTCAGTCGCTGCGGGAAGCGGCCAATGCCCTGGCGCAAATTACCGGAAAAATTGATGTGGAAGATATTCTCGGAGAGATTTTTTCGCGCTTCTGCATCGGTAAATAA
- a CDS encoding Hsp20/alpha crystallin family protein produces MVDEKNSSVQSVRSVDPVEQFFDSLLPGVFRPVNNGNQNGSVRAHIAHIDVLDRDNEIVIRAEVPGMDKEKLDVQVHGNQVYISGSKEENKTEEEGKYIYRERRYGDFSRTVQLPVDVDASQSKAAYKDGVLELVLPKAESAKRRKISVE; encoded by the coding sequence ATGGTTGATGAAAAGAATTCTTCAGTACAGTCGGTGCGTTCGGTGGATCCGGTAGAGCAGTTTTTTGATTCCCTTTTGCCCGGCGTTTTTCGTCCGGTAAATAACGGTAATCAGAATGGTTCAGTGCGCGCACATATTGCTCATATTGATGTCCTGGACCGGGATAACGAAATAGTCATTCGCGCCGAAGTACCCGGTATGGATAAGGAAAAGCTGGATGTCCAGGTTCATGGTAACCAGGTATATATCAGCGGCAGCAAGGAAGAAAACAAGACGGAAGAAGAAGGTAAGTACATTTATCGTGAACGCCGTTATGGTGATTTTTCACGGACGGTACAGTTACCTGTTGATGTAGATGCCAGCCAGAGTAAGGCAGCCTATAAAGATGGCGTTCTGGAGCTGGTCTTACCCAAGGCGGAATCTGCCAAAAGGCGGAAAATCAGCGTCGAATGA
- a CDS encoding lysophospholipid acyltransferase family protein produces the protein MAKSSVESSRASPGQRLQVWLIVALLRGAAVLPGSWRAALGSALGDVARRIMRRPRQVVDANLAIAFPDLSLVQRHDLQRQHFRALGQAALELGPLWFWPLPRALRLIREVRGVEQVDDALAEGRGVILFTAHLGAWEAAVQYIGHRWPVTVLYMDTRNPALNALMAAGRGRSGARLTSKEEGIRPLLHTLQQHQVVGILPDQNVDPREGDYAPFFGRPACTTPLLGRLALRRQSPVFGLFAYRLPRGQGFRLEFVPMPENFPAGAAVADATAMNTVLEAAIRKAPEQYWWVHRRFKDQPEGWDYPY, from the coding sequence GTGGCTAAATCATCAGTCGAATCCTCCAGGGCAAGCCCCGGACAGCGGTTGCAGGTGTGGTTGATTGTCGCCCTGCTGCGTGGTGCAGCCGTTTTGCCGGGTTCATGGCGGGCGGCGTTGGGTTCCGCGCTCGGCGATGTCGCCCGGCGGATTATGCGGCGACCCCGCCAGGTGGTGGACGCAAATCTGGCCATTGCTTTTCCCGATCTTTCTTTGGTGCAGCGCCACGATTTGCAACGCCAGCATTTTCGCGCATTGGGCCAGGCGGCTTTGGAACTGGGGCCCCTGTGGTTCTGGCCTTTGCCCCGGGCTTTGCGGTTGATTCGTGAGGTGCGCGGTGTGGAACAGGTGGATGATGCGCTGGCAGAAGGACGCGGTGTCATTTTGTTTACCGCCCACCTGGGGGCCTGGGAAGCGGCCGTACAATATATTGGTCATCGCTGGCCGGTGACGGTGCTGTATATGGACACCCGCAACCCGGCGTTAAATGCATTGATGGCTGCAGGTCGGGGACGCAGTGGCGCACGGTTGACGTCCAAGGAAGAGGGCATTCGTCCTCTTTTGCATACTTTGCAGCAGCATCAGGTGGTGGGTATTTTGCCGGACCAGAATGTGGATCCCCGGGAAGGAGACTATGCCCCTTTTTTTGGGCGACCCGCCTGTACCACTCCTTTGCTGGGGCGGCTGGCCCTGCGCCGGCAGAGCCCGGTATTCGGTCTGTTTGCCTACCGTCTGCCCCGTGGTCAGGGATTTCGACTGGAGTTTGTGCCCATGCCCGAAAATTTTCCTGCGGGTGCAGCGGTGGCAGACGCCACGGCCATGAATACCGTGCTGGAAGCAGCCATTCGCAAGGCCCCGGAACAATACTGGTGGGTGCATCGTCGTTTCAAGGATCAGCCGGAGGGCTGGGATTATCCATACTGA
- the nadD gene encoding nicotinate-nucleotide adenylyltransferase has protein sequence MKISTNNDLVILGGTFDPIHYGHLRAVEEVRQALKTAEVMLIPAGHPPHRKSPWAAAQHRLAMARIAVAHHPRFVVSDREVGREGPSYTVDTLRTLRLERPDALLAMVIGMDAFLRFDTWRDWQQILELTHLIVTGRPGWPAAELPEALRQTLYQRRCDDIHQLHQQPAGFIFFQTITALEISATSIRSLLANGQSPRFLLPDEVLDYIESKGLYQSP, from the coding sequence ATGAAGATTTCCACCAACAATGATCTGGTTATTCTGGGGGGGACTTTCGATCCCATCCACTACGGGCATCTGCGCGCCGTAGAGGAAGTCCGTCAGGCCCTCAAGACTGCCGAGGTGATGCTGATTCCTGCAGGTCACCCGCCGCATCGTAAAAGTCCCTGGGCTGCCGCCCAACATCGTCTGGCCATGGCCCGCATTGCCGTCGCCCACCACCCCCGTTTTGTCGTCAGTGATCGAGAGGTGGGACGTGAGGGGCCGTCCTATACCGTGGACACCCTCCGCACGCTGCGTCTGGAACGCCCGGATGCCTTGCTGGCCATGGTCATTGGCATGGATGCCTTTTTGCGTTTTGATACCTGGCGCGACTGGCAACAGATTCTGGAATTAACCCATCTTATCGTCACCGGACGACCGGGCTGGCCAGCTGCCGAGCTCCCCGAAGCCTTGCGGCAAACCCTCTATCAACGGCGTTGCGACGATATCCACCAGCTCCACCAACAACCCGCCGGCTTCATTTTTTTTCAGACCATCACCGCACTGGAAATCTCCGCGACCAGTATTCGCAGCCTGTTGGCCAACGGCCAAAGTCCGCGCTTCCTGTTACCCGACGAAGTATTGGATTATATTGAGAGCAAGGGGCTCTACCAAAGCCCGTAA
- the rsfS gene encoding ribosome silencing factor, with protein MATAENLRDIIVTVLDEHKALDIKAIDVRKQTDITDYLIIASGTSDRHLKALADHVMARMREEGVRPLGKEGLSVGDWALVDLGDVVVHVMRPEVRDFYQLERLWGELPQMRGQNERR; from the coding sequence TTGGCGACAGCAGAAAATCTCCGCGACATTATTGTGACTGTTCTTGATGAACACAAAGCCCTCGATATCAAAGCCATCGACGTCCGTAAACAGACCGACATTACGGATTATCTGATTATTGCCTCCGGCACCTCCGACCGTCATCTCAAGGCCCTGGCTGATCATGTCATGGCCCGCATGCGCGAAGAGGGCGTCCGGCCACTAGGAAAAGAAGGGCTCAGCGTGGGTGATTGGGCACTGGTGGATCTCGGCGATGTGGTAGTTCACGTCATGCGCCCTGAGGTGCGCGATTTTTATCAGCTCGAACGGCTCTGGGGAGAACTTCCCCAGATGCGTGGGCAAAACGAACGCCGCTGA
- the rlmH gene encoding 23S rRNA (pseudouridine(1915)-N(3))-methyltransferase RlmH — translation MRLRILAIGNKMPAWVESGVAEYAARMPPQCRVEWRALPMAKRGRSGDPIRWRREEGERIRSATPAGSEKVALEVGGKVLSSEALAQRMDAWFLGGRDVTFWIGGPDGLDPELQADWQWSLSALTMAHPVVRVVLAEQLYRAWSIQAGLPYHRGAEE, via the coding sequence ATGCGGCTCCGGATTCTTGCCATCGGCAACAAAATGCCGGCCTGGGTGGAAAGCGGTGTCGCTGAATATGCAGCCAGAATGCCGCCGCAGTGTCGGGTAGAATGGCGCGCCCTGCCAATGGCCAAAAGGGGGCGCAGTGGCGACCCGATCCGGTGGCGGCGTGAAGAAGGCGAGCGAATACGCAGTGCCACGCCTGCAGGGTCCGAGAAAGTCGCTCTAGAAGTGGGTGGCAAAGTTCTGAGCAGTGAAGCCTTGGCGCAGCGGATGGATGCCTGGTTTCTGGGTGGCCGCGACGTCACCTTCTGGATCGGCGGGCCGGATGGACTGGACCCCGAACTACAGGCTGACTGGCAATGGTCACTGTCGGCATTAACCATGGCACATCCTGTTGTGCGGGTAGTTTTAGCGGAACAATTATATCGGGCCTGGAGCATTCAGGCCGGATTACCTTATCATCGTGGCGCAGAGGAGTGA